A segment of the Butyrivibrio fibrisolvens genome:
AGTAAACCCCTGATTATTATTATTCACGGGTGTTTCGGGAGTATTATTAAAATTGTCAACAAGGATATAAAATGTCATATTGATATTCTCCGCAAAAAGCATTCGCACACGCTACACAGCTACTGCTTTTCGATCAAATGTTTTCTGTTAGTATACTTTCAGCTTTTGTGATTGTCAACTATTGTTAACTTAACACGGTACAACATTTAATATACTATAATCCCCATCACCGCTGCGATGCATATAAGTCCTATAGGCGATATGCCTGACTTCAGCACCTTCCTGGAGCCAAAATATATAATAGCCAATACAGCACAAAAAAGAGCGGCCTTAATATCTGGGGTAATAGACATCCCTTTAATGATGGTATTTTGTAATATCATGCTGACACCCATAGCCAGGATGATACCCATAATGCAGGGTTTTAAACCTCTAAGCACTGCCTGAACATAGGGACTATCCAAAATACTCTTAAGTAAGATCATAATAAGTATGATGATCACAAAGGCAGGAAGAGCTACAGTGAAGGTTGCAAGAAGCGCTCCCGGGATTCCTGCTGTCACGGCGCCTACGTATGTAGCCATATTGATCATAAGAGGTCCCGGCGTACTCTCGCTCACAGCTATCATGTACGATAACTTCTCTTCATCAAGCCATCCGTAGTGTAGCACCACATCTCTTATAAGAGGGATCGCTGCATATGCTCCGCCAAAAGAAAATAATCCCACTTTTAAAAATCCAAAGAAAAGATCTATATAAATCATCATCTGCTGCCCTTCCTGGTAGTCATATTCCTGATACTGTATATAAGCAGACTGCAAAGACCTGCCACCAGCATCAGCGTAATGGATGATATCTTGATAGCGCAGATATTCACAGCCATCATGATGACAAAAACTGTTATCAATACAGTAATCTGAAAAGGCCTTTTTGGCATCTTTTTGATCATCTTAAGAGCCGCATCCAGTATAAGCAGCCCAACAGCTATCTTGATCCCCTTAAATGCGCTCGCTATCCATGCTATCTCAAGGAAGCTGTCCAGAAACATGGAGATCATGTATATGATGATAAAAGATGGAAGGATCACTCCTACAGTAGCTGCAATAGCCCCCATCAGCCCGCGCTTCTTATATCCTACATATGTCGCGCAGTTTATAGCTATAGGCCCCGGCGTTGATTCTGCGATGACTGTTATATCCATCATCTCATCATGGGTGATCCACTTCTTCTTATCAACGCAGATATCCTGTATCAGCGAGATCATGGCATACCCTCCGCCAAAGGTAAAAAGACCTATCCTTGCAAATGTCAAAAAAAGCTCAATAACCAAAACATCCTCCGAAAAACAAAAAGTTCAATAGCCAGATCCCCTCCATAGATCATAAAAGTTCAATGACTGCAACATCCTCTAAATATCAAGAAAGTCAGAGATCAAGTTCCAGTGAATCCGATATATAATACTTAAAGCCATGCGCCTTGCAATAACGGCGTATCTTCATGGACAAAAGCGGATCATCAGTGTATTCCAAAAGGTATATATCAATGCCCTCATCTGCATACGTCTCTATATAGTCCTTAAAATATTCCTCGTCATCTGCAGCAGCTTCATGGAACGCTTCCTCGTCCCAGTCAATACTTGTAAGTACGGATTCCTGATTGATACCTGTTATGATATCATCTGCATCCCCGCCTTCATCTGTATATGCAGTAACAAAAGCATCTCCGCCGTTAACAACAACCTCTGCTCCTGTAGCTATGAGACCTTTCATGATAACAGTAAGTCCTTCAAAGATCTCCTTTTCAGGATACTGATAATAGACATCACAATTATCTACAAAAAATCCATCTATTCCTTTGTCCAAAAGGTCAGGCGCCAGTATATCAAGGATGAACTCCTGCCATCTGCCTGAAGAGACATCTACCCACTTCTCTTCTTCCCAGTGTTCATAGACATCAAGTGTCAGATCTTCATATTCATCATAATAATCACGGAACGATTCTATAGAGCCAACGTTTATATAGCTATAAACCTCATGGCCCTGCTCCTTGAAATCCTCTATATCCTCTTTGTCAAAATACTGGGCATCTATCACCACCGTCTTATAATCCGAAAGATCCTCAAGATCGCCATCATAGCTTAAGAACACGCCGTACTCACCCTCCCCATAAGAGCAGGCTGATAAGGCCAGTGCTGATATAATTGTAGCGACTATTAAGTTATATTTTTTCATTCATACCTCGAGTTCTTCTTGATCAGATGGACGCTGGTTCCAGTTCGTGTATGTATGTACCGGCATAATTACTCTCCCTTCCGGAAAGAAAACTGCCTGAACACAGGAATAGCACCATATCTTCCCTCAAGATAAGCTTTACTAAGCTTCTTGTCATATCTTTCCTTGAATCTGTCCAGAGAATAAATCTTGCTGGCATTGTCAGCATCTCTTTCTACAAACCATATCTCATCCCTACGGAAAAGAACCTGATCCATTATCGTATCTTCATGAGTAGTAAACACAAGCTGCATTCTTACACCATCATGAGCTTCCATGAAAAGTTTCAGAAAATGCTCTGTCAGCTTTGGATGCAAGCTGCGCTCTAGCTCATCAACAACAAATACAGTATCAGGTCGCTCTGTAAGGAGCATATCTATCAGATCAAACAATCTCTTTGTTCCATCTGATTCCTCAGAGAAATTGAAATCAAAAACAGATTTGCCATGCTTAAGGACAAGAGTAGAGATCTCAGGTTCTTCACCCTCTTTAATGCGAATATTAAAGAAACCGCCTTCAACTCTCCAGGTCATCTGAATACTTGGAAGGTTACTCATCTGAAGCTGAGCTTTCAACTGTGAAAAGATTCCCTGAACAACTTCAGCAGGAATCATCTTGCCCATCTCATCTATAGTAATCTGCCTTGTTTTTATCTCGGTAACACCGGTATCAAAAGTCTGGATCAGTTTGCTTATGTTCTCCAGAGATTCATCATTATAGTATGCTTCAGTATTTGAAATACCAATGTTTGGATTGATGACGATGATATTATTCATGATCCAGTTGAAAGCTTCTACAAAGAATATCAGCTTGGAATTCTCAGGATATTTCTTTCCTCGGTTCATTTCAGTCAGGAATAATTGTGTATCCTGACCGGCAAAGTCTTCTGAATAAACACTGAATCTACTCTTCTCAGCTGCAGAAAGCTTTACTGTTTCACCAAGGATCGGTGCATTTCCAGCTTCTCTTATGAACAATTGATGCGCACTGCCATCCTGCATCAATTCATACAGCCACTCTTCAGAAATCTTTCTTTGGCTAAGTATTGTTGAAAAGCCATAAGCATAGAAAGTATCTCCCACAGTAAACTGGATTTCAAATACGCTTTCTCGAGTTTTGTTATCTTTACGATTCCTACAAAAATCGGTTGCTGATCCTACAGGTAACCCTTCCATCAAAGCAGCTTTAATAAAAGCAAATGCCACAACAAGATTAGATTTTCCGGAAGCATTAGCCCCATAAACAATCGCATTTTTCAAAAGCTGAGTCTGCTTGATCTTCACACGATGACTCTTATTCCCCTGCATCTTGCTAGAAGAAATCATTGATAATTCTTCTTTCTGATCAAAAGATTTGAAGTTCTCAACCGATAATTTGACCAACATAATAAGCGCCTCCTTCCAGGCTGTTCTTTAATTTAATTATAATATTTCCGAAGACGAAATACAATATTTTACTTGCTTATTTAGAGATTTTTTCTCTTTATGACCATGTAAATCAATCATTTTTGTCGTTTCATCTTCATTTATCCTCTCCTGAGCATTAAAATCCGCATCCGCATCCATATCAAAATCCATATCTAGGCACACCTAAACACTTAACCTTTCATTTTAGCCACTGCTCGCATCTGGGCCAGCATGATCTTTTTAGTCCTCTGTGGTTTTTACTGTATTTCCCAGTCAGAGAATAAAAAAACCAGCAAAGGGATAAACGTTTACACAGTGTGATTAACTCCACTTTTAAACATTCATCCATTTGCCGGATTCTTCCCGATGCTCTGCTCGCTAATCAATATGATTTAGGAAAAAACTTGTCAGCACCCTTTCCTGCCGTTCTTGTGATCATCAATAGAACAAGCCCCCGGCGTACCATACTCAATAAGTCCCGCATCAGCCGGGTCTATCGATACCCTGCCATCCTCAAATACAAAAGCAGGGATACCCACATCACCGATTTCCTTGCAATGATCAAATGCAGGATTGGTATCACGAAGTCTTGTGAAAGCACCCATGTTACGGATATTCTCACCGATGTTTATGTACTCGAATTCATCTTCTCTGCCCTTGATCTGCTCATGGACGTAATCACAATATGGGCAAGTGGGCATACCGTAGATCTTGATCATATAGACCTCCTATCATTGACATATACCAATAACATTAATCCACATCTCAGCTTCTCTTCCAGGTCTTGAGTCACCACCAACTACGCGGCTTGCAATCTCAAATCCCGCTTCCTCAAAAAGCTTAGTAGCGCTCTCCTCAGTAAAATCACTAAACACTCTCTCACCCCTGACAGTCGTTCCCTCACCATACTTAAAGGATGCGTAAATAGCTCCACCAGGTTTTAGAGCCTTCTTCATCCTCTGTAATACATCAGGAAGATCATCTGAAGGCACATGCAGCAGCGAAGCACACGCCCAGATTCCATCGAATTCCTTGTCAAAAGAAATATCTTCAAAACACATATTAAGAACTTCCCTGCCAATATACTCAGAAGCCCTCTTGCACATCTCCTTGGATGCATCAAAAGCTACAACATCATATCCTTCTGACAAAAAAGCCTTACTATCTCTACCACTTCCGCAGCCAGCATCAAGGATCTTGCCCCCATCAGGAACATATTTCAAAAAGCCGCCTCTTACTCCTGACATATCAGCATTCACAGATCCCTCAAAGAAGCTGTCTGCGTTATTGTTATAATATTCAATGTTCTTATCTATCATACTAACCTCAAGCCACATATCAAAGTCTACCTATTCCAAATCTCATACCCCTGCCTTCTGGCAGAGTCATACACCGGCTGCATATTCTTCTCAAGAATCCCAAAGAACTCCTCTTTAGAATTCCCCTTACGATACAGCTCCTGCCCTGCCCAAATAGAATGCAGATTGTCACGAAGGCAAGACTCAAAAAGCTTATGAATATGCTCCTTGTCATGGATCATCTCGTATAACAGATACTGATTCTGGGCAAATCTCCTGAAGAAAGGATCCCACTTTGGAAGCCTGTTATTCTTAGCAGAATTAAGCGACGAATCCATCGGCATAAGATTCCACAGCTCATCATTCATAACAAAAGACCACGGAATAAAATGATCCACATCATAACTCTTAGTCTTTATAGGATCATCCGTAAACACATCTATCACATTGCTGCATTCAAGAATTCCATCCCACAGCTTATGAACCCTGTCAAGCTTACGCATCTTCTCATCCATAGGCGCAAGCTTATATACAAGCCCCGGAACTTCAGGATTATTGTTCTGAAGCCACTTAACCTTCTCATACTGAATCCAGCCCAGAATCGCCACAGTGTTATCCTGAATCATCTTGATCCAGGCCGGTTCAAAATATACTTCCTTCTTAAGCTTACTGGAATCACCAAGAGTATACGGCAATAAAACCACTTCACTACTTATACTTTTGATATATGCCGTCATCCTCCTGATACTGCCCCACTCAGCTTTCTCCTCAGACCTTGAGAAAAAACCTGCAAGAGCCCTGTAAGGAACCATGTTAGTAAGCTGCTCTTTAGATTCTTTCAACTCACTGTCATGCTCTTTGATGGCATTTACAATCTCAACCTTAGAAGCGTTAGAAGGAAGACCGCTTAGATCCGACAGCTTAAGAATAGCCCGTTCCAGACCATCTCTTATCTGTCCATCAAGCTGTATACCACTTAAATGGATATGGAACTCACGAACAGAATACCAGGCACTTGCGATCATCTCATTTATGATGTCATCAAAAGTAGTCTCACTTACGCCTTCAGAGATCAGCTTCACTATTGCGTCAAGCCAGTAGAACTTGTAGCAATAGGAAGGATCCTTCATCATAAGTGAGAAGCCCTCAATATCTAAAGAGCTGTAATACTTATTATCAACCTCTAGATGGTATTCTTTTCCAGTTGAAAAAATATCGTCACTCATAGGCCGTTATGATTACCTGTAAAAAAATCGCTGTTTGTTATTTTTAATATACATTCTTTTAATATAAAAAAATAGTCCTAAAGTATATATCTGGATTACCTTAGGACTAATCATGTCTTAAAACCATTAACACTATTGCATTTACACTTAAATAATTTTAATAGGTTCAAAAACTCTATATTACGCCATACCAATACATGTATTTCTTCATAATAAAAATAGAAACAATAAATCTTTATAAACTATCACGAACCTACTGAATATCTAACGCTATCAGCTGCACTTTCAGCACTTTCGGCTGCACTTCTAGCACTTGAGGCTTCATCTCTCGCACTTTCAGCAGCACACCTTGCATCCCCAGCTTCGTCTTTTGCACTTTCAGCTGCATCTTTAGCACTTTCAGCTGCATCTTTAGCACTTTCGGCTGCATCCTTGGCATTATCGGCAGCACACTTTGCCCACCAAGCTTCATCTTTTGCACTTTCAGCAGCTTCCTTAGCACTTTCGGCCTCGATCTCTGCATTTTCAGCAGCATCTTTTGCATTAACAGCTTCATCTCTTGCTTCTTTAGCAACTTGTTTCGTATCTAAAACATTATGATCGATTTGATTTATTTCTTCACTAATGCTATCCAATCTTCTTTTTATATCAGAATCATTTAAAGAGCTATTTATTGAATCAGTCATTTCATCAATCCGAGTTGTTAATGACTTTGTGACTTTATTAATATCATTATTAACAGTTTCAAAAAGGTACGATATCCTTTCTGTTATTTGTTCATGCGTCAATTGATTTTCTAGTCGCTCTAAACGACCAGCGTATCCATCGAGAGCAACCATAACATTTGTAAGCAATTCCTTATTATCCATCGTCATCAAAATTTCTTTTCTTGTTTCTATATCTTCTTTTATATGCTGGATCTGTTGATTGCAATCATTTTGGATATTTTCTATATCTTTATCGCACTTTTCTTGAATAGCTTCTTTTTCTTTAACACATTCTTGACGGATAGACTCTATATTTTTAGCACAGTCCTGTTGAATAGATTCTATATTTCTGGCACATTCCTGTTGAACAGATTCTATTTTTTTAGCATGCATATCATTCAGATTTCTAATTTGGCTTTCGCATCTTTCATTTGCTGCTTTTTCTGCTTGCTCAGAAGCATAGAATGCAGCTGAAACATCATTTTGAGCCTTCTTAGTAATAAACTTATTCTTTCTGCTTAGGCGTACACAAACCACCAAAAGAATTATTACCAAAATAAAAAGGATGATGTCTCCATATAAATAATAAGTATAATCCATGTAAATTCACCTCCGATATCACTAACCATTTTCAGAAGTTTAATCACATTATTACTAATTCTTTATCTACCGATACATGAAATAAACTGTCTGTTAATAATATGAAATTACAACCACCGCGTCTGGATCAAACCAATCACCTTTAATAAATTCTGAATCGCCATCTATAGAAACATGATAAACAGAGTCTCCAAATCCTCTAACTACTGTTGCGAGTAACGATATTTGATGACTAGTTTTTATATTACTAAACCCCATTGCCTTAAATTCTTCTATTGCGGCATCTAAGTTTTTTCCATCGCACCAAACTTCAGACACTGTGACTTGTATCTGTCCATCATGTGGTAGAAATTCATTTGAAAATCGTCTTACAGGATGAAATATTAGGCAGAAAGCAAAACTCAAAACAAAAATAATCGCACTTGCTAAAGCTATGCCTTTTTTGATTTTAAGAGAGTATTGTCTTTTATATTTTTCAAATTCCACATACTGCCATCCTTGCTCAACAGTTCTATAAGTATCGCTTTTTATTCTCTGCTTTTTTACAGTGTCGCTTTCATCTATAAACAATTTTGTACCACAATAAGGGCAAAACATAATTTGCCTGTCATTTCCCCTCTCTAATGGTGCATTACAATTCCTACATTGCATTTTAATAATTCTCACTACACTTCCTCACATTTAGCTTTAAATGACCTTGAACCTTGTATCAACTTTATAGTTTTAATCTACGTCCGTTTTAATATTTGAATGATCCAAGTCTACCACACGTCGGTCAATCGGTATATAGTCATTTCGATGATGTTTTTTCGTTTTTCTCTTGTTGTAATAGTCATTTTTAATCTCTTCCCTACATTCCCCATACTTGTACTCTTTATGTGATTATTTTTAATCACTTACTTTACAAACAAGAATACCCATATGCCTTTAAATCGGATTTATCTATAAATGGCATTAACACCATATTTTTCGTACTGTCCTATGCGATAATCACGTACAAAATCTGCATCTAACTCCCATTTCGAAATAGCAAGCTCATATTTGCTGTCGTACTGCCTTTGGCTAATAAAGAAATCCAAATATCCTATAATTTCACTCTTGGATAAAATACCATTATCAATCATCTGTGCTAAAATCTTATGCCTAGTTTTTTCTGTTAAACCATCACTTTGGTTAACCGTGTACCCGCATTGCATAAGAACTGACTCACTAGATAGTTCCAATGAACCATTTACACTATTTCCCTCATAGGTATTAGAATCAATTATTCGGCAACAAGGTATACCAAGATTTTTTAATTTTTCGTAAGTACTATTCATAATAAAATAGGTATTACAGACTGGACAGAAGCCTGCAGAAATACGCTTGGTGACTGTCATTGCATCTTGTTTGTTCTTTATTAACGAAATAGCCGCCTCAATATTCTGAACTTTATGCCCATTAAATCTACATTTAAAAATATTACGTCTCACAACAAAGTTTTTCATGCCTATTTGAGAAAGCTTATTTATTTCATCTCCACTCACATCATTTATGCTATCATTATATGAATTTGGAACAGGCTTCGCTTTGCGAATAATAAGATTTATTATTTTCCCTGCAGTTCTTGAATCTATCTCTCGTCCATTTAATGAATAATAGATTTTACCTATATCCTTTTGCTCAACAAAAATTATATCTTCGCTCTCGTATGTTCTTCTATATCCGGATTCTGTGGGAACGTATTGCTTTTTCCAGTGATCAATTTTACTAATTCTACTAAGCAACAGTTGCTGATCAGAAACTTTTTTATTAGATTTCATAGCATACACCTTTTTCAATGCAATTATTGTCTGACTTCAAACGAAAAACGCAAAAAGAGGAGCCATAGCTCCTCTCCACAAAAATATTATATCATTATTTAGTTAATTAGCGTTATATATTATCGTTGTCGATACTATATTCCTGTCTGCAATAACATCTCCATATTATTCAACTATAAATACGCTTGCTCTTTATCTCTCAACATCACTAGCCGGAATCTCAATCTCATCAACAAACTTCCCTTTAGCCAACGCCTTGACACCATCCTCTTCTTCCATAGAGCATCTGGTCAGAAGAATAATATATCTGATAAGTGAAACCGCAGGATTCCCTTCATTCTGCTTTATTGATTTATAAATATCACCGTATTCCCCTAACTTTATTCCTTCAAATGAATTGATAATGCACTGATCCAAATACTCTAAAGAATCATCGTCTTCACAAGCATCTGCTAATCTGTCAAAAATCGCATCTTCAGAAAGATAAAAGCTCGGAATACCTGCAACCTCAACATTTGTCAGCCAAAAAGACCTAGAACCATCTGTAACTTTTACAGCAGCAATTATATTTTCATCCACAGGGCCACAAGCCATCCCGCCACCTTCAAAACCACACTTCACTTCGTCAACAAAATATTTACCCATTTTAAAAATGCTCCTTTAAGATTATTTTATGTAAATAAAGCAACAACACCTATTATGATACCAATCGGAAGAGACAACATTAGCATCAAACTCGTCAGGCACCCTCCTGAACTTTTCGGTCTTCCGCCTTTGTTACTACCTTTCATACTGTCTTTATGTATCTCATTCAGCATGAACAGATCAAATAGCTCATCATCTTCATCACCATCATTGAAAATCCCCATAAGCTCTACCTCACTATGTTGATCTTAATAATAATTATACTCTTCAGATTTATCAGGAATATACTCATACCAATCATGATCCAGGCAATCTTCTATTGTTGGGCAGAAAGCTTCTCTGGTTGAAAACGCTTTATCCTTAAAGTATGTATATCTCATCATAGTCCTTCTATCATATGATCTAAAATCCATACCTATAACAACGATCATATTTAATAAATAATAATCATCTCTTATAAACATTCGATAGCAAGGATCAACACCTTCTCTACTATTATCATATTCGGGCTTGGTCCAGATATTTAATATATCTCCAAATGTATATTTTCTTTCTGTTGAAACTTGAGGATCAAGTTCGCCATTATATAACTTTTTAAACTCTGTATCATAACCATCATAATGTAAAAAATTCATACTATTCTCCTTTTTATTTGTAATCACAGCAATAGTTACCGCTTTCTTAAGTTTCTGGTCAGCTTGCAATCAAGCAATTTCCAGCATTGAAAAATCAAACACATCACCAAGGGTACTTCCAAAGCTCTTAGGCTCCATAACTTCCTTGATCTTCTTAAGAGTCTTATCAAACAAAGCTTTGTCATTGAAGATAGTCAGCAATTCTGCAGTATTTCTGGCATCATCCAGAGCATCATGCTCTCTTCCTGCAAAATCAACTCCTGCCATGTCCAAAGCCATCTTCAGAGAGACCTGTCTCTCAAATCCAAGATGTGAGTCGAACTCATCCTGAAAATCTGACCACTTCCTGCCAAGAACAACCTGTTCCTTATCAGAAATCTCATATTCCTTCAGAAGCATCTCACCTCCTATCTGATCATAATCTGACTCGCTCCAGGCATAAATCGTAATATCGTCCCCTGTTCCAAGGCACCAGCTTGTAAACATCTTTAGAGCCTCTGAAAATAAAGGTGCATTCTGAACCATTTCATCAGTAATTCCGGTAAGCTTTGTAATCTTCTTGGTAATGCCATCGTTATATACCGGCTTCACATATGTTCGAAATGAAGATATCTCCTTGTAATTCTCATCAAGCATTACAGCTCCGATCTCTATGATCTCACTTGTACAGATATTTCTTGCCCATGACTTATGACTGATAGTATTCATTTCTAAATCAACAACTATATGCTTCATCCTGCACCTCCTGTTTAATGGCTTTTGTTTGTTCCCTGTTCTTTATATATACATAGTAGTCCTAGAGCTTCATCCAAATTCCGAATTATATATTGCCATTTCCATGCAGTCGATTAGAATATAATTAAGACCGATCAAAACAAAGACACAGAATTTAACTGTATATTTCTAATTCAAAGTTTCAATAACGGATCAATCCACGCATCTTACGACCCTAATGAGGAAAATCATGGCAAAGAAAGACTTTAAGCAAATCGTACTAAACTACCTGCTACAGTACCCAAACGAAAACGTAAATAGAGATACCTTAATAGCTGAAACCGAGATTTCAAAATCAAGATTAAGTGAAATACTTGAATCTATAAGACAAGATGGCTATACCATCACTACGCCTCCAAGAAGCGGAATTATAAAGCTTGAAACTAC
Coding sequences within it:
- a CDS encoding class I SAM-dependent methyltransferase is translated as MIDKNIEYYNNNADSFFEGSVNADMSGVRGGFLKYVPDGGKILDAGCGSGRDSKAFLSEGYDVVAFDASKEMCKRASEYIGREVLNMCFEDISFDKEFDGIWACASLLHVPSDDLPDVLQRMKKALKPGGAIYASFKYGEGTTVRGERVFSDFTEESATKLFEEAGFEIASRVVGGDSRPGREAEMWINVIGICQ
- a CDS encoding AAA family ATPase, producing the protein MLVKLSVENFKSFDQKEELSMISSSKMQGNKSHRVKIKQTQLLKNAIVYGANASGKSNLVVAFAFIKAALMEGLPVGSATDFCRNRKDNKTRESVFEIQFTVGDTFYAYGFSTILSQRKISEEWLYELMQDGSAHQLFIREAGNAPILGETVKLSAAEKSRFSVYSEDFAGQDTQLFLTEMNRGKKYPENSKLIFFVEAFNWIMNNIIVINPNIGISNTEAYYNDESLENISKLIQTFDTGVTEIKTRQITIDEMGKMIPAEVVQGIFSQLKAQLQMSNLPSIQMTWRVEGGFFNIRIKEGEEPEISTLVLKHGKSVFDFNFSEESDGTKRLFDLIDMLLTERPDTVFVVDELERSLHPKLTEHFLKLFMEAHDGVRMQLVFTTHEDTIMDQVLFRRDEIWFVERDADNASKIYSLDRFKERYDKKLSKAYLEGRYGAIPVFRQFSFRKGE
- a CDS encoding 3'-5' exonuclease, encoding MKHIVVDLEMNTISHKSWARNICTSEIIEIGAVMLDENYKEISSFRTYVKPVYNDGITKKITKLTGITDEMVQNAPLFSEALKMFTSWCLGTGDDITIYAWSESDYDQIGGEMLLKEYEISDKEQVVLGRKWSDFQDEFDSHLGFERQVSLKMALDMAGVDFAGREHDALDDARNTAELLTIFNDKALFDKTLKKIKEVMEPKSFGSTLGDVFDFSMLEIA
- a CDS encoding chromate transporter: MVIELFLTFARIGLFTFGGGYAMISLIQDICVDKKKWITHDEMMDITVIAESTPGPIAINCATYVGYKKRGLMGAIAATVGVILPSFIIIYMISMFLDSFLEIAWIASAFKGIKIAVGLLILDAALKMIKKMPKRPFQITVLITVFVIMMAVNICAIKISSITLMLVAGLCSLLIYSIRNMTTRKGSR
- a CDS encoding glutaredoxin-related protein, with amino-acid sequence MIKIYGMPTCPYCDYVHEQIKGREDEFEYINIGENIRNMGAFTRLRDTNPAFDHCKEIGDVGIPAFVFEDGRVSIDPADAGLIEYGTPGACSIDDHKNGRKGC
- a CDS encoding chromate transporter; this encodes MMIYIDLFFGFLKVGLFSFGGAYAAIPLIRDVVLHYGWLDEEKLSYMIAVSESTPGPLMINMATYVGAVTAGIPGALLATFTVALPAFVIIILIMILLKSILDSPYVQAVLRGLKPCIMGIILAMGVSMILQNTIIKGMSITPDIKAALFCAVLAIIYFGSRKVLKSGISPIGLICIAAVMGIIVY
- a CDS encoding endo alpha-1,4 polygalactosaminidase; protein product: MKKYNLIVATIISALALSACSYGEGEYGVFLSYDGDLEDLSDYKTVVIDAQYFDKEDIEDFKEQGHEVYSYINVGSIESFRDYYDEYEDLTLDVYEHWEEEKWVDVSSGRWQEFILDILAPDLLDKGIDGFFVDNCDVYYQYPEKEIFEGLTVIMKGLIATGAEVVVNGGDAFVTAYTDEGGDADDIITGINQESVLTSIDWDEEAFHEAAADDEEYFKDYIETYADEGIDIYLLEYTDDPLLSMKIRRYCKAHGFKYYISDSLELDL
- a CDS encoding HNH endonuclease domain-containing protein, yielding MSDDIFSTGKEYHLEVDNKYYSSLDIEGFSLMMKDPSYCYKFYWLDAIVKLISEGVSETTFDDIINEMIASAWYSVREFHIHLSGIQLDGQIRDGLERAILKLSDLSGLPSNASKVEIVNAIKEHDSELKESKEQLTNMVPYRALAGFFSRSEEKAEWGSIRRMTAYIKSISSEVVLLPYTLGDSSKLKKEVYFEPAWIKMIQDNTVAILGWIQYEKVKWLQNNNPEVPGLVYKLAPMDEKMRKLDRVHKLWDGILECSNVIDVFTDDPIKTKSYDVDHFIPWSFVMNDELWNLMPMDSSLNSAKNNRLPKWDPFFRRFAQNQYLLYEMIHDKEHIHKLFESCLRDNLHSIWAGQELYRKGNSKEEFFGILEKNMQPVYDSARRQGYEIWNR